A stretch of DNA from Trueperaceae bacterium:
GCACTGTCCGCGGTGATCGGGCGACGCGTGGAGATCGTCCCGACGTACGCGCTGGGCTCGGAGGCCAGCCGGTCACTCGAGGCCAGCGCCGTCCCGCTGTGAGTCGCTCGGACGAAGCACTTCTGAACGACGTCCTGGCCGCCATAACCGCGATCCGCGGCCATCTGGACGTCGGAACGCTGGCCGAGCCAATAGTCTACGACGCCGTCCGGATGCGCCTCATAGAGATCGGCGAGGCCGTGAAATCCATCAGCCCCGCGGTACTGGAGGAAGAACCGCACGTGCCGTGGCGGAGCGTGGCCGGCATGCGCGACAGGCTCGCTCACAGCTACTTCGACATACTGGTGAGGATCCTCGCCGAAACGGTCACCAGCGATCTGGACGAGCTCGAGAGCGCTGTGGCGAGGATGGCTGCCAGGCGGGGTTGAGCAGGTACCCACCTAGGCAAGAAGCGGTTCATCATCACCGCGCCAACCGTTGCGACCACCCGCTCGACGAGTGACAGCTGAAACGCCAGGCAGCGCTGCGAAGCGAGCAGCCCGAACGGACCGGCGCCAGCCCGGACTCGAGCCAACTTGAAAGGACGCGCTTGGGCACTGTCGCTCCCCGAGGGGGCAACGATGAGGAGTCACCATCGAAGAAGGGTACCCACCGCGCTGGTCGTCCTGGCCACCTTCGTCCTGGTGCTCAGCGCCTGCTCGAACCCGGCCGGCCCGGAAGCGGCTCTGGACGACCTGGTCACCTTCGAGCTCGATGGCTTCACGGCGCAGGTCGAGCTGTCCAAGATCGATCCCGAGGCCTTGACTCCGCAGGCATTCCCCACGACAACGGCCTGTGACGCCGGGCAGAACGTCGAGTACTACCTCGTCCCGGTGCCCATGCTGACCATCGTCGGCAAGCGGCTCGTGACGTACGTGGACGTCTTCTGTTCGACCAGCAGTTCCCGGGCGTGCTGAGAGGTTCGCTCACGCAGTGGGAGCCGCCGGACACGGACTGGGTGGATAAGGTTGTCGGCTCGATCACGCAAGACGCCGCGGCCGTGGCCAAGTTCGCGGCGCTCACGAACACCGCCCTCAGCGGCGGGGCTTTCGGCTGCACCACGTTGCCGGCGGTGCAGACCCCCTCCAACTTCGGTCCCGGACCGGACCTCTCCGCGAACGCGCTCGTTCACGCCCCGGGTTACTCCGTGCTGGGCGCGGGTGACGCCATGACGCGCGGCGGTGGCGACTCGCCCTTCTCGAACGCCGGCGTGA
This window harbors:
- a CDS encoding DUF86 domain-containing protein; this translates as MSRSDEALLNDVLAAITAIRGHLDVGTLAEPIVYDAVRMRLIEIGEAVKSISPAVLEEEPHVPWRSVAGMRDRLAHSYFDILVRILAETVTSDLDELESAVARMAARRG